The Perognathus longimembris pacificus isolate PPM17 chromosome 3, ASM2315922v1, whole genome shotgun sequence nucleotide sequence tgtaactgtaccctttttgcacaacatcttgtcaaaaaatttgtgttcagttaataaataaattaaattaaaaaaaacacatgcggggctggggatatggcctagtggcaagagtgcctgcctcggatacacgaggccctaggttcgattccccagcaccacatatacggaaaacggccagaagtggcgctgtggctcaagtggcgcagagtgctagccttgagcgggaagaagccagggacagtgctcaggccctgagtccaaggcccaggactggcgcaaaaaaaaaaaaacaaaaaaaaaaacacatgcataTAATAGAAGTGATAGGTGGTCAttgtatttttttggttttgtttgtgctggtcttgggtttatgtcctgttgctgagcttttgtcctaccacttgagccacagtgctacttctggcttttggtggttcattagagatgagtctcatggactgtcctgccatggctggctttgaactgtgattctcaggtctcagcctgctgagtatccAGGAATGTGGGCACGAGCCACCATGCCCCGCCATGTCTGCTTTATAAACTCCTCTGTCTCCAAAGCCAGCTTCTCTTGCTGGGGACCTTTGGAATACTTTCCTAAGTTACCGGGAGGCTCCAATGTGGGGAGAGGCAGGGCGGGCCTCCCTGAACCTGGGAGGAAGCCACCCGGGGCCAGACCTGAGTCTCTGGAACAAAGTACAGAAAGCAAACTAAAGCCAATTAAGATGTTTAAATTACACTGTGGTAATTTCGATCTTTGACGTGGCTTTGGAGTGCTTCCAGCTTCTCATTCTGAAGACTTCAGACTCAGGAGTAGCTCCGAGAAGCTGCGTAtatgtgtgacacacacacacacacacacacacacacacacacacacacacacacactgatcctagggctagaactcagggcctgggtgctgtccctgatctttttcactcaaggcttcacactctcccatgtgagccactgtgccacttctgactgttttggtggttaattggagataagaggcgtGAGGACTTTCCTGttaaggctgactttgaacggcagtcttcagatctcagcctcctgagtagctaggatgacaggcctgagccattgctGCCTGGCAATAGGCTGCTTTTGGAGTGGTGGAGTGTTCTAGAATTAGAGGTGGTTGCTCCACTCTGTGAATTGTACTTGAAAGCACTGGACTGATGCAggacacgcctgtcatcctagctactcaggagaaaccgagatctgaggatcctggttcaaagccagcctggggaaggaaagccctggagactcttatctccagtgaaccaccaggaaaccggaagtggcactgtggcccaaggtggtagagtgctaaccttgagcaaaagagcttaggggcagcgcccaggtcctgaattcaagccccaggatgggtacatgcattaaaacaaaacaagaataaaaataaaaaacagaaggtTCAGAGatattctgtttcttttccctCCGAGTGCCAGTGTCCTCAACTGGCCCAGTAGCTGAGGACAGTGATGTCCCCTGCCCACCTAGCAGCTCCCCGTGCCAGTTagtgccctctccctccctgctgcTGGCACCCACACAGCCGGGCTGCCCCAGTGCCCCGGAAGGGACCTTGTCATCCATGTTACTGAGACGAGCCCAGGGTTGTCAGTTAGTTCCAGGCTCAGATATTCTTTGGTCACCATTTATTGGCCCTCCAAGACACACCTAGGCTCGCCCTCCATGCCTGGCCCTCCTGCAATCTGAGTAGAGAAGGAGGGGGTCCCCACCACCCTGAGTGtcaggctggaggctggggtgacTAGCAGCGGATGATTTTCCTGATCCAGGGCACATAGGGGGACACAGCAGTGGCCACGGGAGGCCTGAAGACATTGGTGCAGGTCTTGGAGCTGAAGGAGAGAATTCCATCCACCTGGCCTTGGCCACATACCACGGGCCCACCTGAGTCACCCTGCAGGAATGGATAGAATCCAGATCAGCCTCTGTGTCCAAGGAAACTGCCGAgtctgttccctttcccttccttctggtGCAATCTATGTGTACTCTCTGCTCCTTCCTACCCCAGGGTCTTTGTCTAGTCTATGGTGCCAGAGTTCATATTGGAGTTTTGCTGTTTTCCTGAAGGTGAGACCCTAGGTAGCTTGTTTAACCACCTCCTGTACCAcacagaattttttgtttttgttttttgtgccagcactgagacttgaactcaaggcccttcattctcacttggctttttcattcaagggtgGTGATATGCTCCaacgtgagccatagctccacctctggctttttggtgattaaagatAAAGAgccttccagacttttctgcctgtactggcttcaaactgcaatcctcagacttcagcctcctgaatagctaggattccaagcgtGAGACCCagagccccagagcttccactctgtctctgtgttttcatGTATTGTTGCTAGTCTTGCCCTCTTGGACTCTCCAAGGAATGGGcgtcagggcctgggctgctccccacccccacgtgCCCACCGCTTGTCACCTTGCAGGGGGCCTGGCCCTGGGTGTCCGCAGCCAGGCAGATCATGTTGGGGGTGATGACTCCGTCCCAGAAGCGGCTGTTGTTGCACATCTTGATGTGCAGCACTCGGAGATCCAGCTCCTGCAATCTGAGAGCTAGGTGCTCTGTGGAGTCCGTCACTCCCCAGCCGGCCACACTGCACTTCGTGCCTGCTGGGATGGCACGGCGCCTTCTGACCACTGGCAGAGGCTGGATGGTCCTGCTGGGTTTCACCTTCCCATCCAGCTGTGGCAACAGGAAGGCAGTGAGGGGGTGAGGGGCCGGCGGGGGTTGCCCTGGGGCAAGCTCCCAGCCCCCTCTGTCCACACACCTTCAGCAGCACGAGGTCATTCGCCAGGCTCGGGCTGAAGGCTGGGTGCTTGACGGCTGCCTGGATGTGGAAGGTGAGGCCGGGGTCCTGGTGGTTGTGCAGGTCGTGAAGGCCCAGAACCAGCCTCAGCAGCCGCACCCTGTGAATCCATCAAGGGGGCAGCATCAAGGGGGCAGCCCCCGGGCCAGcgcctggggctcatgcctggaatcctagctagctactcaggaggctgagatctaaggatcacggttcaaagccagcctgggcaggaaagtccatgtgttttccttttttaaattttttgttggttCCGGGGCTTGAAAACTTGGCCTGGgcgcttttcctttttttttttttactcaaagctggcactttatcactaggctggttaattggagataagcgtctcacaggcttttctgctcaggctggtttcaaaccacaattctgacAGCTCACTCTcaagagtagctacgattacaggcatgagccacagcacctactTCTTTTCATTTGCTCCTTGATGATGTCAGAGACTGTTTCCAGCCCTCGGTCTTCCCGTGGCATGTGGAGCCCCTCTGCACCCCCAGCCTCAGTCATCCCTGTGGAGGTAGGAACCAAGTCCCCCAGCATCAATGGCCCCGTGAGGATGGAGCACCTGGGGACACAGAGGAGGGGTACTCACGGTGCTGTCACACAGTGGGCTGCCGTCAGCACCCACTTGGGGTGTATGAGGACCCCCCCGCACAGGTGTGTGCCGGCTTTCTGCAGTGAAGCCATGTAGGGACGGGAGTGGGGGGTGACTTCATGACCTCCGATGATGTTGGTTTCCAGTGAGCTGCCAGCTGGGGAGGAGGAACAGGTAGATCAGGTTAGGGCTCATGAGCCCACTCCACTCAGAGGCCCTGAACCCCACAGGGCTGCCATCCTAAGCAAGCCCCCAGTACTCCCTAGAGCTTCCATCTTTGACCTGCTCCCCATTCTAAGTCCCACTCCCTGCACAGCAGCCATTGGTGAGGTTTAAAATGTCaatcatgccaggtgctggtggctcccgcctgtcatcctagctactcagagggctgagatctgaggatcacggaccaaagccagcccaaacaggaagtctgtgagactcttatatccaattaaccaccaaaaagccagaattggaggtgtggctcaagtggtagagcagtaatcATGCTATTcatagctaggtgccagtggcatatgcctgtaatgctagctacttaggaggctgagatctgaggatccaggtttttgttttgttttgtttgccagtcctggggcttttaaaaactcagagcctgggccctgtccttggagcttcttttgctcaaggctcgcactctaacactagagccacagcaccacttcctgtttttttctgtttatgtgtaaggaggaatggaacccagagcttcatgcatgctaggtcagcactctaccattaagccacatcccagccccaggatccaggtttaaagccaacatgggcaggaaagtccaagagactcttgtctccaactaaccaccacaaaaagtcagaagtggaggtgtggctcaaggagtacaacaccagccttgagcaaaaaaggaagagcTCTGAAGCCTTGAGTTTATGCCTTagtataggcacacacacatatatacacacacactcacacacacaattatatccATCATAATCTCACACCCGTGGATctcacttataatcttagctattcaggaggagagagtcagaggatctcagttcaagatcGGCCAGGTAGAAGCTGAGTAAcccactcatctccaattaaccagcaaaaagctgtgttGGTGATGTAGCTCAAATAAGTGCCAGTTAAACAAGCAGGAGACCCTGATTTTAAACTGTGATTTGGGCAATATAAACAAACAGTCAGTCAGTCATAGGTAGTGGGAGGGCCTCAAATGGCAAACATCCTGAGATTCCGGCCCTGAGATTGTGCCCAAGAGACATCCTCGTGCACAGTCATACATCACAGTAACCTCTGAAGGGGACAGAGGTGTCCCTCTGTATATGAGGAGCACATAGCTCACTCTGTCCATGCTGGAACATCACACAGCCCTGAACAAGAGCAAGGCTGAAACTGATGCTGTAATGTAAAGGGACTTTGAGGGCTGGGTGCTCAGTGAGATCAGCAGACGCAGAGAGCCCCACCATGTGGGGCTTCCTTGGCAGGAAACATCTGGAACAGATGAATCCAGAGATGGGAAGTTGGTTTGCAGGTTCCAGGGGGAAGAGatagggcttttttgttttgcagcactagggtttgaactcacagccttgagATTGCTTAGGTTGTGCCTTCAGGCCCTGGTGTATTCACTCTCTTTTGGGTGGAGTCTCCTGCTGTAGGTCCCCGGCCAGCCTCTGACCCAGATCCTCTAGCTTCAGCATGTGTTCCTCTTGCCTCTGACCATGATC carries:
- the Gzmm gene encoding granzyme M isoform X2 codes for the protein MASLQKAGTHLCGGVLIHPKWVLTAAHCVTAPVRLLRLVLGLHDLHNHQDPGLTFHIQAAVKHPAFSPSLANDLVLLKLDGKVKPSRTIQPLPVVRRRRAIPAGTKCSVAGWGVTDSTEHLALRLQELDLRVLHIKMCNNSRFWDGVITPNMICLAADTQGQAPCKGDSGGPVVCGQGQVDGILSFSSKTCTNVFRPPVATAVSPYVPWIRKIIRC
- the Gzmm gene encoding granzyme M isoform X1 yields the protein MEARWFPLLLLLLLAFGALWAAGSSLETNIIGGHEVTPHSRPYMASLQKAGTHLCGGVLIHPKWVLTAAHCVTAPVRLLRLVLGLHDLHNHQDPGLTFHIQAAVKHPAFSPSLANDLVLLKLDGKVKPSRTIQPLPVVRRRRAIPAGTKCSVAGWGVTDSTEHLALRLQELDLRVLHIKMCNNSRFWDGVITPNMICLAADTQGQAPCKGDSGGPVVCGQGQVDGILSFSSKTCTNVFRPPVATAVSPYVPWIRKIIRC